A stretch of Alphaproteobacteria bacterium DNA encodes these proteins:
- the rpmI gene encoding 50S ribosomal protein L35: MPKMKTKSSAKKRFKLTASGKVKTGPSQRRHRQISRPKKMKRQHRRAEVMHDSDAKNVIKFFLPNG, encoded by the coding sequence ATGCCCAAAATGAAAACGAAAAGTAGTGCTAAAAAGCGCTTTAAACTTACTGCGAGCGGTAAGGTTAAAACTGGCCCATCGCAACGTCGCCATCGGCAAATCAGCCGTCCCAAAAAAATGAAACGTCAACATCGTCGTGCCGAGGTTATGCATGATTCGGATGCAAAGAACGTTATTAAATTTTTTCTCCCTAACGGATAA
- the rplT gene encoding 50S ribosomal protein L20, with translation MARVKRGVTTHARHKKIIDMASGYRGRASTNFRIAIEKVEKGLQYAYRDRRNKKRDFRGLWIQRINAGVREHGLTYSQFIHGMKVANINLDRKVLADLAFHEPNSFKELVGHAKKALGHK, from the coding sequence ATGGCACGTGTAAAACGCGGGGTTACCACCCACGCAAGACATAAAAAAATTATCGATATGGCCTCTGGCTATCGTGGCCGGGCATCGACCAATTTTCGTATCGCAATTGAAAAAGTTGAAAAGGGTTTGCAATATGCGTACCGCGACAGACGCAATAAAAAGCGTGATTTTCGTGGTCTTTGGATTCAACGGATTAATGCCGGGGTGCGTGAACATGGATTGACCTATTCCCAATTTATTCATGGGATGAAAGTGGCCAATATCAATTTGGACCGTAAGGTTTTGGCCGATCTTGCCTTTCATGAACCAAATTCCTTTAAAGAATTGGTGGGGCACGCCAAAAAAGCTCTAGGTCATAAATAG
- the pheS gene encoding phenylalanine--tRNA ligase subunit alpha, translated as MTNIDQIIIETIDNDPAAIKDEYLKKITQIDQLEDLEKIRLDLFVQNGAITQLVKKIPTFPVEHRKQVGQRFNEIKDNLYKAYQDKKEILEKQALDAKLVADKKDLTLPVRPENDGRIHPITQTIEEIMTIFGGMGFDLAEGPDIEDDFHNFTALNFPAGHPARDMHDTFYFPEKAPGTKLLLRTHTSTVQIRSMKEKGAPIRIIAPGRTYRSDSDMTHTPMFHQVEGLYIDKDIHMGHLKNCLHQFCWKFFGIDDQAIRLRPSFFPFTEPSAEVDIKCTRHPDRIELGVGDSWLEILGCGMVHPNVLKNCGIDPEIYQGFAFGMGIERIAMLKYGIPDLRTFFEADWGWLQHYGFSPYQRSPI; from the coding sequence ATGACAAATATAGACCAGATTATTATTGAAACGATTGATAATGATCCTGCTGCCATTAAAGATGAATATTTAAAGAAAATTACACAAATAGACCAATTGGAAGACTTAGAAAAAATCCGCCTTGATCTTTTTGTTCAAAATGGTGCGATTACGCAGCTTGTTAAAAAAATCCCAACCTTTCCTGTTGAACACAGAAAACAGGTAGGTCAACGTTTTAATGAAATTAAAGACAATCTGTATAAAGCCTATCAAGACAAAAAAGAAATTTTAGAAAAGCAGGCTTTGGATGCTAAGCTTGTTGCGGATAAAAAAGATTTAACCTTGCCAGTGCGTCCCGAAAATGATGGCCGCATTCATCCCATCACCCAAACGATTGAAGAAATCATGACCATATTTGGTGGTATGGGTTTTGATCTGGCGGAGGGCCCAGATATCGAGGATGATTTTCATAATTTTACAGCGTTAAATTTCCCAGCTGGCCATCCGGCACGTGATATGCATGATACCTTTTATTTTCCGGAAAAAGCACCCGGTACAAAATTGCTGTTACGCACGCACACATCTACTGTCCAAATCCGCAGCATGAAGGAAAAGGGTGCCCCCATTCGTATCATTGCACCGGGTCGAACCTATCGTTCGGATTCCGATATGACGCACACCCCCATGTTCCACCAGGTCGAAGGATTATATATCGATAAAGATATCCATATGGGGCATTTGAAAAATTGTTTGCATCAATTTTGCTGGAAATTTTTTGGCATTGATGACCAAGCCATACGTCTGCGTCCAAGCTTTTTCCCCTTCACCGAACCCTCGGCGGAGGTTGATATAAAATGCACCCGCCATCCAGACCGTATTGAATTGGGTGTGGGTGACAGTTGGCTCGAAATATTGGGATGCGGTATGGTCCACCCCAATGTGTTAAAAAATTGCGGGATTGATCCCGAAATTTACCAAGGGTTTGCCTTTGGTATGGGGATTGAACGTATTGCCATGCTGAAATACGGGATACCCGATCTTCGTACCTTTTTTGAAGCAGATTGGGGATGGCTCCAGCATTATGGGTTTTCACCCTATCAGCGATCACCGATATAG